cgaagggctaacaacccatcaccgtgaaaaaaaaagcttgttacgaatccttcaaataagcctcggaatgggactgattctctggcacgaccacagcaaaggaataaggttttgagatttggtacttggaatgttacaagtctatattgaacaggaggggtaacattagcagcaaaagaactagctagttatagaatagacttcgtgggagtacaggaggttaggttagatgggaacggcataacacaaataggagattatttgttgtattatggggaaggaaacgataatcaccaattaggaacaggattctttattcataaacggttgagaagcttttatcatccagtctgctgtcaaaaaatctgaaagttagaatttataaaacagttatattaccggttgtactttatagttgtgaaacttggactctcactttgagagaggaacataagttaagggtgtttgagaataaggtgcttaggaaaatatatggggctaagcgggatgaagttacaggagaatggagaaagttacacaacgcagaactgcacgcattgtattcttcacctgacataattaggaacattaaatccagacgtttgagatgggcagggtatttagcacgtatggctgaatccagaaatgcatatagagtgttatttgggaggccggagggaaaaagacctttagggaggccgagacgtagatgggaagataatattaaaatggattagagggaggtgggatatgatgatagagaatggattaatcttacttaattagggaccgatggcgggcttatgtgagggcggcaatgaacctccgggttccttaaaagccagtaagtaagtatgattggTGAAAATTGGGTGCACTTTCGTATTCTGTGTTTCCTCCATGTCCATGAGTACCGAATACTACGAACATACGTTTAATTAAACATAGCCTAGTCAACAAATACCATGACGGCCTCAAAAACATATCttcatgtattatatttataagtttacataaataataaatatgcattttaaaGAAATCATTTGATGATCAGAAATAAGGACATTTTAtaccatattttattttcttaaaaagttAGGCTATAGACGTTCGTACTTATCTTCCAAGGACAAAGAAATTAAACGTCAGGAACTTCTACACAGCATTTAACACAATAAAACGAATACTTTTAACTGAATAACGaaacaactattttaaaattgtatgagACTATTGTTACAGTAATCctattcttattttatatgtacaatatacgtgatatatatatatatatatatatatatatatatatatatatatatatatatatatatatacgcgtTTCCggtctagtgttacaaactttcagggatgatggggaagggcacatgtatcaatttgagataaggaatcctggttcggaaatgaccgagtcgaaagttacaagcaaaaatagttgtgtggaaatgaaataattttattcctctgtacaccttatttatgtgtatttatctgtacatcttacacatactgtattcatctgacgttgtttacgttgtctacttacagtattccattcagtgcgctgtctgaggggtggggacaggaaactacactaaagcaatgcagatagcgtaatgtgtaacggacatggtcggtcctgatatgtacgtctgtagacagcagtgtatatgtacaagttgcagtgtccagtcgatcagtcctagtgaaatggaggagtacacgagagcggaataagcagacctgattttcgaatacggatgagccaatgggaacagtagacaagctcacagattgtatcggtacaagtacccacgtaggagacatccggccaataccatctttccacgactattccaaaggttaagggtaggagggcacgtggtgccaaattacaattcaatttccacacatctatttttgcttataactttcgactcagtaatttccggatcagggttctttatctcaaattgatacatgtgaccttcgccatcatccctgaaagtttgtaacaccgattcggaaacaccctgtatatatacatgtagtgaaacctctccttacggacgcccccaagatacggacactcctcatatacggacagatttttatgtcccaactgaaataatatagaaataatgataaatttaattctcgtttacggacactctcagacacggacacggacagctgtttcacagtcctaaagcttgctttacctcccgactgcggacagaacttggatttcaagacctaatgtgttacaaaaatggaaaatatagttttgagaactgtacagaaattccttaacatgaaagaagacaataagggtctcgtaggctaccactagctcagccggctaccccttagctggaagcgggtggataaacaaagtcatgaaatttaacctgtctgatgggtccagggTTTCCGCGATCgcgaaattgtattcgacacatgatagggttagtaggattattctcttcacttcaatcagttgttctgtttcgagagtcatggcacctgaacgtaaaggttaagttgaaaactgtaaattacagtactgcataactgtagaccttgAATGAAACgacatggcacagtactgtatttatcTTTTTCGGTcgtatctactgtagttcaaagttgcaaagaatttactgtagtacaggtGACTGTATTTAGagttaaactacagtaatacatttcatttaaagcatgagaggatacataatgcatattataaattttctgttagattggggagcctccctcccaataaaggacacctcccagatgtcagtaaatgagaggtttcactgtatatataatCGTAATAAAACGAACTCTTTGGAGCTGCAGTCCTTGCTAAGCTTTGTATTCgcctgtttattttttttttcaatgtgaaGCCAAACAGTCATGGGATCTTCGTAACGTGGGGTAAGCACGACACCAGACTCCATATCAGAGCATTGCATTGGCAAAGAAAAATCCATTCGCTAggcaggactcgaacccacaatcgTAACTTCCACGCAAAGACAAATCTGCACGCCGTTGCGTACACTACAGCCAACATTTACAGCCAGGGCAATGGATACTTACAGAATGTAAATACGACCTCCCCCTACGGGCCAACCACATGGGGCGGTAAAGAGCATGTGACCTTGCGTAACTGTACGATCCATTGCGCTGACTTTCTATCGGAtgataaaacagaaaataatctGTCATTCATGTTTACAATTAATCATGAATcacttaacttaaaaattaaaacttagaAACATATAAAGCTTGcattcttgtacagggacataattttatttttactaacatgtttaatattaacctggctatacctttggattaaaggttcagAACagtaaacacagtttgctaccccttccacgactggagttcgatgatactggcgtaaaatacaaacagatcacttaactaggtataggagggaagaaaagtagttcatccatttacgtaaactagaaaatatcgggattttgaatttgataattttcattaggttttgtttaatcttaatatagtactgtattaacaataagtgttttactcacgaattgagctatacattcggacgtattcattatgcagtgcatattataccgcctacaacacattagcgtacactatagagaatgaagttaaattgaaaaataatcataatatgtatatttaaacacattttttaaaatggtggccgttcatttcgatacaggcttcagttcttttgtgcatattatcgcactatagactattgcatctaattccaattaccagtttcggccttcgttctagtaactcatgttgaaataattctgtacctactctataaaagagtaccttacgtactgtaaattcaatgttcacttctgcccgatccgcacagataaaattaggatcgtagaaagaggggaaatcacgtgacaattaattacttaacgagacccttttatttaagttatttaaacagttgtataatattacataaacgtccaattcccaacagtaattaatgtttccagaaaagaactaagagagtctagccactagcctttacagagaagcgagcagaagcgggtgggggaaaccggaatgcgatgtaggcaaatgggcgacagtacctatgcgaaaatatgattcaatattgaaagctctttcatcactggaaaacgcgaatatatttctggaacgtactatactcactaactcagtactgcttactatgaccgcatacgtggcattggttctgtgtggagaacggttggaagtttactagtagagggggtgggagtgaagtacattaaaaaatgcaggtacaataaaaattgaagtaaaaataagatgatgtccctgtacaaacttgaaattatggtttaatttagttgtgctaaaattattaAATGTGTGCAAATTACACCGGTAATGGCGTACAGAAACGAAAGGTTCAAAGAGAAAAACCCACAAGCTGAAAAATCAACCCTCATATTACTCAGTTGATTGGAGAATTCCTTGAGTTCGTTCACAGTGTCAAGCCTCAGATTTCGATACAGCAGCAATTTCTCTACGAGAACTGGAGTCATGTTTGCTTCCTGTATAGTGAGCTGGCAAGACAGCGTTATCACAACCAGAAGAATGATGCAGAATACACACCAGCACAGACTGAGGATCACCTCGTGCTGTTCAGCAGCGCTTGAAGAACTGAGCACTTCCTGCAAGGAGAACAGTCCGTAGTACAGAACGAACACGATCGTCATGAAGATCCAGAACGTCGTCATGAAGATCGGGAACCCGTAGTTGGAGGCGATGAGCAGCACAGCGTCATGCAGGCCGCTGTGAAGCATCCTGATCGCGCGGACTAGTTCACCATTGTTGACATCTGTGTTGACGCCTAACTCACCGGCGACCGCTGCACTGCACCACACTTTGGCGTCACTTGGGCGTTCTCCGTCGAGAGAGGGCGTGACAGAAGCAACGAGTGTTCTGTTGATGCTGGAGTATCTCTCCTTCAACATGAAAACGGAGTCTACAAACTGAATCACCACCAACGTGTTCACCAAAAAGCTGAAGTTTTCCAGTATTGTCACAGCACAGCCCCATACAGTGCCGTTGTAGAAACTGTAGATGTTGTAGCAGTGTAGAAATCCGAGGACGACTGCTAGAGTTGCGAGTTGAAGAATCAGGTACACTCTCGATCTTTTGAAGACGATATCGTTACCCCGTTTCTGATACAGAATTTCGTCCACTTCTGATACTTTCTCTATTAGCTGTGGTAATTTCTGTCTGTTCAGGGTGCCACTTAAAAGCAATGACGTGATGCTGGTCAAGTACAGGGATATTATATAGATATCAAGAGCAATGCACATTTTTGTAGGCAGTCCAACTTGCTTGTAGATGATGTCGTGTGCCATGTGGAGCGGTAAGCCGGCAAGAAATGCAGCTAGCCACACGAATGTCGAGATTACGTCAACGCACCGAAAACTGTATTGTTTCtttccatttttgttttctttataggAAAAGGGTGCTAAACCAAGTATTTTAGACACATAGTACAAGGGTTCGATTGTGAAATAAATATCACTTCCTCGCAACAGATTCTTCATCTCGTAGCAGCAATATACTCGTATGTACTTCTCCTCACTACCACGTGCTATCGCCAAATGACGTTAGTCAGCAATATCGTGCAGACTGAATGCCTCGTCTAAGAAGCCTGGGGTATTTACAGACTTCCTAAATGTTTACTCAGTGGAAATAAACTTCTCACTCTACAATTTACTCTTCCACTGACAAATGCTGTAGCGCCATATTTTCCTACTTCTGTCGATTGTGACAGCTCCGGAGTAAAGAACGTAGGCCAGTGGCGGCTCctagaggaaagaagttaacagcgcaaaatgacaccttcttgagagaaacatgctacaaattagcctacatgcatacaagtAACACCAGGTAGTGTttgggttggccttcccttttgtatagcagtAATCTGTCCTTGTAAACTGAATTtcataaattgtccaaaatatgttttcacttccattaattgttgaataattgcacaaattaacaattacaaggaaatttacCTCGCAgtatttttcgcgcacactatagcatcacacgtgttggaagagactagctactaacacgtaaccggaaccgtttagcggaaatgggaatgggaaataatctcttaggaaagcgagaacactgcagccacccacgtggtctgtgttgccacatgtacattttacaagttccgtatcacatgcttttgaagaatgtcagttcttgtaaagtcatattaccattattgttcaaaggttccggtggccgattaattttttatgttaaaagtaatgtagtttggagtactttcaatttcaaatatatttgtacaaaactgacaacttggctgttgtcctgtctagtagacaatgagtggaagtgaatttcagaggccaaaaagatctgcgatattaacttagaactacttcctctttgttttatataaacccaacttcaactttcagatatcctcgaaagtttcaaagcatgaatagtagcttatatgaagtgcaatgaataatatattttgatttataatttaaaaaaagtttatatggtgtattTCGTagatttgcgttaaaactgtttttattgtgcctcctcctagatgtgttatagtctggtggaatgcagcatcgttagatggcagcggcagtgagcttgctgcacgaccagttgctttctatttcccgcccatgcgttgaatcagaggaggatctcctccctatccgttcatttaatTGCTttaaactctgcttctttctctgtccgctagtgcgctgttgtctagttaactgcagtaaaggaggaatggattgactttcctccacacaaacaatctcgcagctttctcacagttttctagtagcACATGAGTGCGCATCGTTTAGAACTCCATCAACCGAGGTTTTcctatagctgtgaacttaaaaattatcgaatcttcctcgaatttcaaggcatatatttcatttggtatttattttcaaaagaagaaaaaatgttcctccccgaggaaccgccactgacataggcctacaacttGGTTGAAATTTTTAGTAGATTGTAAACGTTGCCGTATTTTACTATTTCATATCTCTCATAAGTAGTTAAGTATATGGCACAATATTTAAATATTGGTTACATTTTTAGTGAATTGAAGGAAAGTGCAAGTGTAGATCTAAGTTGTATATTAAGAATAACACCAAATAGTTCTATTCTGATTCAGACTTCAATTTAAGTCAATAGTGAAGTGAATTATAAGGCTAACTGTAAAGATTATTGAACCGTTTTCGTTATTAAAGTTACATTTATGTGTCTTGTGTTCCTTGCAAAGACTCGTCAGTTATTTTTCTAAGTAGCTtaaagtgaaatataataataataataataataataataataataataataataataataataataatgatgatgatttattttagctggcagagttaaggccgtaaggccttctcttccactcaaccagcaaaaagtgtatatacatatgcatgaacttacaaagaattcaacaatttgatttagatgagagttacatgtatacaagagttatttacgagttaaacaacaaaatactatgaactattaattaaacactgaaataaactgtgtagcagaattaaactaaaatacatagaatgttaatatatttcaaatgatattagataatagaaagagattattatgagacaattttgaaaatacagcacaatcaggatgatgtctaaagaaaaaagtaacagtgtagtcagtgatagtttaaatcagtatgattggagtgaaatgctaataaggttatcttttaagctgttcttaaaggtgtttgttgtcttgcagcccctaatactttgtgacaaggaattccattgacgcgaggtggatattgtaaaagatga
The window above is part of the Periplaneta americana isolate PAMFEO1 chromosome 11, P.americana_PAMFEO1_priV1, whole genome shotgun sequence genome. Proteins encoded here:
- the LOC138708660 gene encoding gustatory receptor for sugar taste 43a-like; translated protein: MKNLLRGSDIYFTIEPLYYVSKILGLAPFSYKENKNGKKQYSFRCVDVISTFVWLAAFLAGLPLHMAHDIIYKQVGLPTKMCIALDIYIISLYLTSITSLLLSGTLNRQKLPQLIEKVSEVDEILYQKRGNDIVFKRSRVYLILQLATLAVVLGFLHCYNIYSFYNGTVWGCAVTILENFSFLVNTLVVIQFVDSVFMLKERYSSINRTLVASVTPSLDGERPSDAKVWCSAAVAGELGVNTDVNNGELVRAIRMLHSGLHDAVLLIASNYGFPIFMTTFWIFMTIVFVLYYGLFSLQEVLSSSSAAEQHEVILSLCWCVFCIILLVVITLSCQLTIQEANMTPVLVEKLLLYRNLRLDTVNELKEFSNQLSNMRVDFSACGFFSLNLSFLYAITGVICTHLIILAQLN